In bacterium, a genomic segment contains:
- a CDS encoding O-acetyl-ADP-ribose deacetylase encodes MDPVQTGSRIRVVKGDITRLEVDAIVNAANSSLRGGGGVDGAIHRAAGPGLLQECILLGGCPPGEARITGGHRLKARHVIHTVGPVYQGGLRGEAALLESCYLRSLQLAEEAELKSIAFPCISTGVFGYPKPEACRIAVTTVRGWLDTYDLPEIVIFCCFESVDARLYRSFLEGAST; translated from the coding sequence CAGTCCAAACAGGATCACGCATCCGTGTGGTCAAGGGTGACATCACCCGTCTCGAGGTGGACGCCATCGTCAACGCCGCCAACTCTTCGCTGCGCGGCGGTGGAGGCGTGGACGGCGCCATCCACCGCGCCGCCGGCCCGGGCCTCTTGCAGGAGTGCATCCTCCTCGGTGGCTGCCCGCCCGGAGAGGCACGCATCACCGGCGGCCACCGCCTCAAGGCGCGCCATGTCATCCACACCGTCGGCCCGGTCTACCAGGGCGGTCTTCGCGGCGAGGCCGCCCTGCTTGAATCCTGCTATCTGCGCTCTCTGCAGCTGGCGGAAGAGGCCGAATTGAAATCGATAGCCTTCCCCTGCATTTCCACCGGCGTCTTCGGCTATCCCAAGCCGGAGGCCTGCCGGATTGCGGTGACGACGGTTCGGGGATGGCTGGATACCTATGATCTGCCCGAAATCGTCATCTTTTGCTGTTTCGAAAGCGTGGATGCCCGGCTCTACCGATCGTTCCTGGAGGGGGCTTCCACCTGA
- a CDS encoding helix-hairpin-helix domain-containing protein — protein MTSKRTLQDSEDLQTIPGVGPNLARHLGEIGYHRVSQLRDADPEAMYARLCELHGGRIDRCVLYVFREAVYFASHDRHDPELLKWWNWKEGAEADARESGSSR, from the coding sequence ATGACTTCAAAACGTACGCTCCAGGATTCCGAGGATCTGCAAACCATCCCCGGCGTCGGTCCCAACCTTGCCCGGCATCTGGGCGAGATCGGCTACCATCGCGTCTCCCAGCTGCGGGATGCCGATCCGGAGGCGATGTACGCCCGGCTCTGCGAACTCCACGGCGGCCGCATCGACCGCTGCGTCCTCTATGTCTTTCGCGAGGCTGTCTATTTTGCCAGCCACGACCGCCATGATCCCGAGCTGCTCAAATGGTGGAACTGGAAAGAAGGGGCCGAGGCCGATGCCCGCGAGTCCGGCAGCAGCCGCTGA